ATTAGGTTGTTAGAGAATCTGGCATGGATAGTGGATTAGGTCTTGCTTGCTTAATGCTGCTGTCTGTGCAATCACTGTTTGTAGTTCATTATATTTAGTTTGTTCaatttttcttgagttgttaGGATTATGGTTGGTTAATGAAAATTGTTGGGACTGATGTTTTACACTATTGCTGTGTAAATTCTCATTGCCTGTTTTGGTTAACAATGAACTCTTATGTGCTCATTTTGCTGTCTGATGCCACATCTCTGTTTCAAAATGAGCTAATTCCTTTGATTCAATAATGCACTTTTGTTAGGTTTCATGTAGCTTACTTTTGATATAATTGTTGAATTCTATGAGAATTGCTGCTTGAATATGGTGCTTTTGTTCTCTGTGTTCTATTTCAAGCCATTGTGTTGTACTTATGTTGATTGTGCTACTTAGTTTTCACTATGCTTGATTATGGTTCATGTTACTTATTTTTGTTCTTGCTTAGTGATGCTGAGTTCTTAATGCATATTGAACTTCAATTTTGATTCAGTGAGACTTGATTATTTGATCTACACTCTCCACCTATAATTTGGCTGTTAAATTCATTATTTGTTTGACTTTGAGAAATGTACTATGTACTACAGAGATGCTGCCGAATTTTAGAAaagttttgttttcaaaactcaatctTCACTTTGATTAATTGACATGGTATGCACGTTTTTCGCTTTGAATGTTGTCAAGGCCAATTAATCACTACCTTGGCTTGTCATTTCTCTGTTTAGTTGAGATTTCCCATTCTTATATTTCACTAAGCTGCTTCATATTCCTTATTTCCACTCATCTTTGAAGAGTGTTTGTGTGATGCTTTGATGTTTGATGTGTACTTCTTCATTTAACCTCTTTTTGCAATGTAAATTACATGAATGGCCACAtgtatattcaaatttttactTGAGGTTTATCAACTTCAGTTTTTCTGTCAATGTGCATCACTCATTCTTCATTCAATTCCACCACTGTATAGTTTTGAATGGCTGCATTGTATGAGTGTGAATTGTGTAGAAGTCCTGCTTGTGAGCTGCTTGTGACCTGCCAAAGGAAAGAAATCAACTGGAAAAGGGAAACAACCAGCTAAAGAGAGCACTGGTCTCTTCTCTGATCCCGACATGGGAGTTCCGACAGAGGACACATCTAACTTCTCGACATCTGAGGGGCAGCCTACCACCACAGCACCACAGCCTCTTAACTCATTACCAACTACACCACCTTCCGATTTTCAAGGTCTCATGACTCAAGAGCTAGGGCTCAAGCTTATGGCCCGACTACACCAGCTGGAGCGTCGTATGGATTGACGTTACAGGAACATCAAGGGCCAAGACAGAGGATGGGATGACATGTTGGATGAGATGGATACTCCTGAGAATCGCTCACAGGGCCAACAGCTACTCAAAAGAGAGGAAGGAGGAGGTCGTCGGTGTTGATGGTGGCTGACGGAGGCACGACTGTACGGCGGTAATGGAGGCAAGGGCCGAGGAAGAAGAACGGAAGGGAAAAAAGacgaaggaagaagaaaagggcagagaaatttgaaagattGGGGGAGGTTACAAAAACGGCGTTGTTTTCGTTACGGGCACTTATATGTCCTGTTTCGAATTAATCTTGCCACATGGCCTCCGTAACGGCCAGGTCAGCGCCACCTCTGCCAGGTCAGACTTTTCCGTCCAATCCAAATGCCTGAACTCAACGGAAGGATTGAAATGTCCACGTTTTTCGGAGGTGAGGGACTTGAATGTATTTTTCCTTCGTTGAGGACAAAAATATCCGCGAAAAAAAAGGTCAAGAACTTGTTTCCTTtactctaaaaaaatataagcgTGTCAGCGTGTTAAATATTTcaaatatcttaaaaaataaaaatataacattataataaatataaattaattagttaattattaaaataaaaaataattattttaaaataaaaatcaaattaaaaaaattttattataaaaaatattaaaattttatatatttttttactattttatatacttatttttaataataaaattagatttttaattattttatattttttatttatataaagtTAATTTTACCAATTCAACCCATGACTTATTGATTGAACAAATAAATCAATGAACCAATAATTTAATTGGTTCAATCACCAATTTGATTCTGATAACTAAGCTCATAAAGATAACAATTGTAATGAgagaaaaacatataaaaaaaattcttgaaaaaaaataaaaaagatgttaaaaataaaaagctaagttttagttttttatatTCATCCACGAGTTTATTTATGTAATTCTATTTTAGAGTTAATATTGATATTTTAGAATACTTTAATATGTCATTCTATAATTATTTGGGATTCTCAATTCACATCCACTATGAACTCCAATCAACATGTCATACCATAGTTTATCGAGACTCTCAGCTCACACCACTTCTTCTCTTTCTGATATCATTTGTATCTGCATTCTGATATCATTTGCACGTGCCTTCATgtgaaatatatataaaataatatcagCGTGTCAGCGTGTTAAATATTTcaaatatcttaaaaaataaaaaatataacaatataataaatataaattaattagttaattattaaaataaaaaataattattttaatataaaaatagaattaaaaaatttttattataaaaaatattaaaattttatatacttatttttttatattttacatacttctttaataataaaattatatttttaattattttatatttttttatttacgtaAGGCTGAATCGGTTGAATCAATAAATCAATGAAccaatagtttaattaattcaATCACCGATTCAATTCTGATAACTAGGCTAATAAAGATAACAATTGTAACAAGAGAAAAACAGAccaatagtttaattaatttaatcactGATTCGATTCTGATAACTAGGCTCATAAAGATAATAAAGATAACAATTGTAACAAGagaaaaacatgaaaaaaattcttgagaaaaaatataaaagatgttAAAAACAAAATGCTACGATTTAGTTTTTCATATTCATCCACGAGTTTGTTTGTGTAATTCTAATTTAGAGTTATTAgtattttagaatattttagtTTGAAAAAATAACCATTTGTACCCGTGAACTTTACGAACGCTGACAAAAGTACCCATTAAACAAGGAAACTAACGTTGTATCCATCAAAGATGAATTTCGTACGACAAAAGTACGCAAATTCTAAATTTAtgttgactttttaataaaattccagAATTACCCCATCCTTTATCTTTAACCCCTCCTCTCTTCTTTTCCAAATCTCAAACACTTCCATTGCTACTACCTTAACCACCTTCTATTCTCTACTATTCTACTAACCGCTACTGCCGCTATTTTTCTACGTTGACGATGACAAAGACTACAACAAGGCAACCAGGTAATCCATCCGTTCCCACGCAACGCTAGATGGAGAAGCTCCGGAAGTGAAACTGAACCGAGATCCAGCGCGCAAGGTCCTGTGGTGCGATTCAACTCCTCCTAGGTCCACTTCAAGCTCATGGACTCCATGAAAAAAGTCCTATATTTACaacaatataaattataaatttattatataattaacaaAGTTGAACTTTCTCACTCTCCTAAATCACTACCATCATGTGCAAGATTCCTGTGTTATCCACATGCAACCCCACCAAAGCGATCTTGccaaagttttaatttttagcATCCAAAGGTGCTTCTCCTTCTGACATTGTATTGAAAATGATGGAGGAAGGGTGGTGATGGTAATGGCAGTAATAGAGTGTTGATAGGATTTGAGATCGGAGAAGTGATGGTGAGaagtaaaattaaaagttaGAGTGAAGTTATTGTTGTTTATGGCTGTGAcagtgaaaaagaaggaagatgaGGCTGACTGTTGGTGACGGTGGCGATGATGATGGTGTTGGTGAAGGAGGTGGAAAATTTGATGAAAAGAATAAAGAGAAGATTGAAATTTGTTAAGGGGTATGtagattaggattagaaaaatGGTAATTTGGGATTTTTAGGTATTGAGATTAGGGTTTTTAGGCAATAGAGGTATTTGAGATTTGGGAAAGAAGAGAGGAGGGGTTGAAGATAACGGTGAGGGTAATTttggaattttattaaaaagtcaacaTAAATTTAGGATTTGGGTACTTTTGTCGTATAAAATCCATCTTTGATGGATACAACATTAATTTCCTTCTTTAATGGGTACTTTTGTCAGCGTTCATAAAGTTTATGGgtacaaataattatttttctttttagtttaatttaaaaCTTTACCAGTCTTAATTTTGGagctttattttttattgggctatttttttttctaaatgcAAATGTGATTCTAAAGTTACAAGTTTTagtttttgtatttatttttgtctattagacgattaattaaaaaatattattttttatctatcaattttATCCTTCGTTCAGTTCATTATTCATGTgatgaattttattattttttataatattattttataatgcTCTCTCAtgtatgttattattttttcatgggatttttattattttttgtccatgaatttttaaaatttttttattttgtcttgtaattttattaattttattagaaagatcaaattaaataaaaaactaatataaaaataatattcgaatgataaataataaaaatttatagtttaaaaaaataccaaaaaatactgaaaatgctaaaaaatattaaaatttatttaaatatttaaaataaaataatataaaattattttctttttaataattgttacaaaaaataattttgaataatataattaaaataatatttaatttattataattcattttaatataaaaattaccaAATATAAATCAcatttaattcatttttaatcaaaataaaatttataaaattaatttataaaaggTCAATTTGGTATTTATATTTTCTTCCATTGGAAAACACAATAATTTGACAATCAAATACTTTACAATACTAATAAATTGTGTTTCCGAAGATGAATTTTACTAACCTTATTGTTGGATATTAGATAAAACAGAGTATAGTTAGACTTAACCTACACAAATAGGTAACAAATTGATGAATTTCATAAGCTCACAAATTATACTTATTTAGATATTCAAATAATAAGATCAAGCACGGCAAATTATTTTTTGCAAATAAAACCTCTCGCTACCGAACTCTAATGAAAATGCTATACCATAACTTTTTTGAACTCTTAGTTCACACTCGCTAACACTTTAATTAACATATCATACCATAATTTTTTTGAGACTTTCAGTTCACACCTACTCTCTCACTTTTTGATATCATTTTTATGTATATTcatgtaaaatatatataaaaaaatatcagtgaagttgatttttaatttaaatggAGTGAtactattaattatttttttattataaaagataTAGGTATTTTAGGTATTGTATTAAGTAAATTCTCATTTTGGATCGTTCTAAtaaaagatttatatttttataaattgattaaaaaataatagtatttcAATCTtctaaaactaattttaattagaCAAAATACATCTTATTTTTTCGTGACAAATTGTTAATgtaatttatctaatttttttatataaatatttgaataattaattaaaaaatcaataaaaaatatcaatatctGATAATCTGTGAAAAAAtgctattttttaattaattaaattttttaagattaaaTAGTAATTTAGTCTATTTTATTTAACACTAATAGTATTATAAGAAATAGAAAACATCAATTTGTATATGcatgtatttttcttttaaacaaACTAAATGTCAAGATAAATAAATGTTAACATCTGAATGTATATGagcatatatattatttaaattataatgtgctaaaacacaaaaaaatttagtatGCTATAAGTAATTTATATGATAAATTCTATTAGTACTTTAAAGCATGAAATCTTTTTGGCCtatcttaaaaagaaaaactatATACAGTGTATGCCCATTTctacattaattaattatttaccttTTAGGCCttttcatataaaataatagTCGCAAAAAAAGATAGGAAGATTTGTTAGGTAATTAAGaattataatatactatggaTAAGCAAAAATAATGAGACCTATACCTTTGTATGCATGCACTATACTTGCTAATTTTTctatgaaaaaaagaaaataaaaaatgtatgtACTTATTATTTCGTGTGGCAAACTTTGGTTGCTCACGTGTTCTAAGTGCAAAACAATTTGtatgctttaaaatttaaaatataaaagaaaaaggaatttaGAATGCtatttatatattactaataataatcttttgtgcatattaaaatttttgtactTTATTAGGATTTGGTCAAAATCTTACGGAATCTTATTTTCAAACACGAATGTGTAATTTAAAAGTTTTATTGTTCTATTGAGCGACTACAGGCATGATGATGAGGAGAATTTTACTAAACTATAACCCTGATCCACCTGGTAGAAAAGACGAAGAAGAAATTTTTTAGAGGAAGAAGATATAAGAAAAGGTATAGAAAATTGTAATAGAAGCTTGATACAGAGATTGATGGCGGATAGAGAATTTGGTAGTAAAACTATGGAGGCAGCCTTCAATGTGATATGGAATCAACTAAAAGAAATGCGAATCGAAATGCATGGAGATAATGCATACCAAATTTTCTTTGATTGAGAGGCTGATGTGATCCGAATAGAAAAGGGATCTCCAAGACTTTCTAAGCAATATGTGATTCATCTAAGAAGGTGGAAGgtgttaaaaataaatttgatgattagaatttaattataaatagaaATCACAGTTTGAATAAGTTGTctatatttagttttaatttaaacCATTTGTTTATTAGGATGTATTAAGTTTAGACGtcaaaaaaaagtataaatacATATGTAATTATTTCATAAATAACAACACACAAATACATTCAATACATTcctctttattttatattcttcgTGAGTGTGTGTGccttattcttttatttttcaacaaagtggtatcagagccactTATAAAATATTTTCGTCAAAAGGAACTACTTTATCTTTTCAATACCCATAATTATCTAAGCTCAACTATGACAATTGGACAGCCCGAATGAAAGCAATTCTCGGTGCTCAAGGAGTGTGGGAGATGGTTGAAAAAGGTTATGTAGAACCAGAGAATGTGGATAAGCTAACATAAGCTCAGAAGGAagaattagaaaataaaagaaagaaagatcaaTGTGCACTTACTATCATTCATCAAGGCTTGGATGATGATATGTTTGAGAAGGTGAAGAAGGTTCGTCTTCAAACTCTAAGGGCTGAGTTTGAGTCTCTAATGATGAAGGAGACTGAATCCATTTCGGATTATTTCACCAAAGTTTTGACGGTAGTGCACCAAATGAAAAGGCTTGGAGAAAAATTAGAAGATGTTTGTGTTGTTGAGAAAATTCTTCGTTCTCTTAACTCAAAATTTTATCATGTGGTGGTAGCCATTGAGGAGTCAAAAGATTTGGATACAATGTCCATTGATCAGTTGAATGATTTCTTATGGGCCCATGAAGAAAGAATGGATAAAGGCAAGCAAGAACGTGTGGAGCATGTCTTGCAGGCAAAACTTTCGTGGAATGCTATAGGAGAAACCAACAAAAGTGGAAGACAAGGACGAGATCGAGGCCGTGGACGAGGACGAGGACGTGGTTACGGAAGAGGAAGAGATTGGAAAAATTATTctcaagagaaaaaaaaatcaaaatttatctcAAGGtcgtggaagaagaagaacagtTGACAAAAGACACATTGAATGTTATTCATGTGGAAAGAATGGACATTATTCTTGGGAGTGTCAAACatccaaagaagaagaaaataaacttGTTGTGCACAGTGAAGATGTTGAAGAACCAACATTATTCCTTACCCTCAAGGAAGATCAAAATTCTGAAGATAGTGCGTGGTATCTTGACAATGGAGCTAGCAACCATATGACAGGTGATAGGAGTAAATTTGTAGCACTCGACACCAACGTAAAAGGACACGTGTGTTTTGGTGATGAATCAAAAGTAGAGATCAATGGCAAAAGAACGATTCTATTCGAGCTGAAGAATGGAAGTCATAAGATTCTTTCCAATGTTTATTACAtcccaaagatgaaaaataataTCTTGAGTATTGGGCAACTTATGGAGAATGGTTGCAAGATAGTCATGGAAGATCGCTATCTTTGActtaaagataaaaatgaaaatctTATTGCTAAGGTTTCTATGACAAGAAATCGTATGTTCTTGTCAAACATGAGAAGCGGTGGAGCTATATGTTTGAAGTCATGTATTGAAGATCCACCATGAATTTGGCATATGAGATATGAACATTTAAATTTTGGTGGGCTCAAAGAATTGGGAACAAAGAAGTTGGTAAAAGAAATTCCAACAATTGATCATCCGCATCAGTTATGTGAAGCTTGCTTATTTGGAAAATATTCAAGAAAGAGTTTTTCAAAGCAGTCTAAATCAAGAGCTACCAAGTCACTTCAGCTTATCCACGTGGATATTTGTGGACCTATCAAGCCTTTGTCACTTGGTAAGAGCgcctattttttgtttttcatttatGATTATTCAAGAAAAATATGGGTTTATTTCTTAAAGCAAAATAGCGAAGCATTTGAAGCATTCAAGAAGTTTAAAGCCCTTGTTGAAAAAGAAGGTGGCTATGAGATAAAAGCTCTTAGAACTGATAGAGGTGGAGAATTCACTTCAAATGAATTCAAGATGTTTTGTAAAAATCATAGTATTCGACGTTCCCTAACTGTTCCTAGATCgcctcaacaaaatggggttGCTGAAAAAAAGAATAGGACAATTCTAAATATGGCAAGAGCAATGTTAAAAAGTAAGTTATTACCAAAAGAGTTATGGGGAGAAGCAGTTGCATGTGCAGTTTATCTCTCAAATCGCTCACCTACCAAGAGTTTGAGAGATATAACACCTCAAAAAGTATGGAGTGGTTTGAAGCCTAATGTATCACATTTAAGGGTATTTGGATTGATTGCATATGTCCAAATTTCTGAGCAAGAAAGATCGAAGCTTGATGATAGGAGCCCAAAGCTTGTATTTATTGGTTATGAGGAGAATACTAAAGGCTACAAATTCTTCAATCCAATCAATAATAAAGTAATAATAAGCAGAGATGTTGAGTTTGAAGAAAATGCAAAGTGGGACTGGAGTACACAAAATGAAGTCACTTATGATTTTTCTGCCTTACTTTGAGGAAAAAAAAGCCCCGATGCAAGAAATGCAAGGCGAAATCGATCTTTCAACACCAGCATTAACCCCACTAGCATCATCATTGTCATCTCCATCCTTTAGTTCAAGCGAAGGCCCTCATAGATATCAAAGTCTCCCTGATCTCTataagcaaacagaaaagctagatgttaaaaatttattgtgtctactgatgagcggataatttatacgctttttggcattgtttttagtatgtttttagtatatttagttgagtttttagtatatttttattagtttttagttaaaattcacttttctgaactttactatgagtttgtgtgtttttctgtgatttcaggtattttctggctgaaattgagggatctgagcaaaaatctgattcagagactcaaaaggactgcagatgctgttggattctgacctccctgcactcgaagtggattttctggagctacagaagcccaattggcgcgctctcaacggcgttggaaagtagacatcctgggctttccagcaatatatgatagttcatactttgcccaagatttgatggcccaaaccggcgttcaaagtcaccctcaagaaattccagcgttaaacgccggaactggcacctaaatgggagttaaacgcccaaactggcataaaagctggcgtttaactccaagaagagtctctacacgaaaatgcttcatttgctcagcccaagcacacaccaagtgggcccggaagtggatttttatgtcatttactcatctttgtaaaccttaggctactagttttctataagtaggacctttttctattgtattttcatcttttgatcatgctttgatgattaaaccctctttgggggaggctggccattcggccatgcctagaccttgttcttatgtattttcaacggtggagtttctacacaccatagattaaggtgtggagctctactgtacctcgagtattaatacaattactattgttcttctattcaattccgcttgttctttgtccaagatatcacttgttcttcaacttgatgaaggtgatgatccgtgacactcatcatcattctcactcatgaacaaagtgactgacaaccactcttgttctacaagcatctgaggcttagtgaatatctcttggattctttaaccggaatcttcgtggtataggcgagaactgatggcggcattcaagagaatccggaaggtctaaccttgtctgtggtattctgagtaggattcaatgattgaatgactgtgacgtgcttcaaactcctgagggcggggcgttagtgacagacgcaaaagaatcactggattctattccggcctgattgagaaccgacagatggatagccgtgccgtgacagggtgcgttgaacatttccaatgagaggatgggaggtagccactgacaacggtgaaacccttgcataagcttgccatggaaaggagtaagaaggattggatgaagacagtaggaaagtagagagacggaagggaaggcatcttcatacgcttgtctgaagctctcaccaatgatatacataagtatctctatctttatctttatgctttattcgtttatcactatacccatttgagtctgcctgactgagatttacaaggtgaccatagcttgcttcataccaacaatctccgtgggatcgacccttactcgcgtaaggtattacttggacgacccagtgcacttgctggttagttgtgcgaagttgtagtgatcacaatttcgtgcaccaagtttttggcgccgttgccggggattgtttgtgtatggacaactgacggttcatcttgttgcttagattaggtattttttttccagagttcttaagaatgaattctagtgtttcaaggtgatgttcttatcatcaccaaggctgattgattctcatcaatttagctcttgaatgcaatgtcctgctgaagcttggccggccatgtctaatttctttagactaaagctttagactaacattgcatgattcctggaattctcattaagaattttgatacctttattttccttttcacttaattttcgaaaaagcacaaaaaaattacaaaatcataaaatccaaaaatatttcttgtttgagtctagagtctcatcttaagtttagtgtcaattgcatgtttctgttcttattgcattcatgcatgtgtcctcattgatcttcaagttgttcttgatgatttccttgttttgatctttgaattctattgacttgagtgttttgttatatgcattttcattttgttagtgtcaatggtatacaaactgctaagtttggtgtcttgcatgcatagttatttgattttaagtgcattttgattattccttattattaaaaatccaaaaatatttctaatttgtGTCTtatcaagtcaataatacagagaattgaagatttagaacatacagcagaggaattatacagaaaaagctgggcattcaaaaatgcccagtgaagaagacagactggcgtttaaacgccagccagggtgcctggctgggcgtttaaacgcccaaaagggtattagtttgggcgttaaacgccagaatggataccattctgggcgtttaacgccaggatggcactagggggaagattttgtttttcaaatcaatttttttttaagttttcaaagtttttcaaaatcacatctttttcaaatcatatcttttcaatcaaatgttttcaaaatcaatttctttcctttttcaaagatacttgctatcaattaatgatttgattcaacatttcaagtatgttgccttttctgttgagaaaggtttaatgtttgaatcatatcttttcttgattagccaagtcattaattttaaaatcaaatctttttaaaattgttttcaaatcatatcttttcaatcaaatctttttaatcacatctttttcaaaatagttttcaatcaaatcttttttatttctaatttcaaaatctttttcaaaaatcacttgatttcttttccactcttattttcgaaaatcaattaagtgtttttcaaaatgttttcaaaatcttttacttaattttcgaaaattacttcccttcttctcacatccttctatttatggactaacactattccttaatgcaaaatttgaactccatcttctttgataagttcgaattttctacctctgtcttccatttttcttcctctgacacctcaaggaatctctatactgtgacatagaggattccatattttcttgttctcttctctttcatatgagcaggaccaaagacaaaggcattcttgttgaagctgaccttgagcctgaaaggaccttgaagcgaaagctaagaaaagctaaggcacaactctctgtagaggacctaacagaaatcttcaaagaagaagaacccatggcagccgaaaacaacaacaatgcaaataatgcaaggaaggtgctgggtgactttactgcacctactcccgacttctatgggagaagcatctctatccctgccattggagcaaacaactttgagcttaagcctcaattagtttctctaatgcaacagaattgcaagttccatggacttccattggaagatcctcatcagttcttagctgaattcttgcaaatctgtgacactgtcaagactaatggggtagaccctgaagtctacagacttatgctattcccttttgctgtaagagacagagctagaatatggttggactctcaacctaaagaaagcctggactcttgggaaaagctagtcaatgccttcttggcaaagttctttccacctcaaaaattgagtaagcttagagtggaagtccaaaccttcagacagaaggatggtgagtccctctatgaagcttgggaaagatacaaacaattaatcagaaagtgtccctcagacatgctttctgaatggagcatcataggtattttctatgat
Above is a genomic segment from Arachis stenosperma cultivar V10309 chromosome 1, arast.V10309.gnm1.PFL2, whole genome shotgun sequence containing:
- the LOC130975994 gene encoding uncharacterized protein LOC130975994 yields the protein MFEKVKKVRLQTLRAEFESLMMKETESISDYFTKVLTVVHQMKRLGEKLEDVCVVEKILRSLNSKFYHVVVAIEESKDLDTMSIDQLNDFLWAHEERMDKGKQERVEHVLQNGHYSWECQTSKEEENKLVVHSEDVEEPTLFLTLKEDQNSEDSAWYLDNGASNHMTGDRSKFVALDTNVKGHVCFGDESKVEINGKRTILFELKNGSHKILSNVYYIPKMKNNILSIGQLMENGCKIVMEDRYL